A genomic region of Nymphaea colorata isolate Beijing-Zhang1983 chromosome 2, ASM883128v2, whole genome shotgun sequence contains the following coding sequences:
- the LOC116247094 gene encoding LOW QUALITY PROTEIN: uncharacterized protein LOC116247094 (The sequence of the model RefSeq protein was modified relative to this genomic sequence to represent the inferred CDS: inserted 1 base in 1 codon) yields MALSVRLGGFAVVAAAVAVLYASAISRNPSRWSKEEVLTAFRGLSDRLGLWAIPLYVGVHTLTISLCLPYAIFFEXGASLLFGFFPGILCVFFAKILGASLSFSVGRIVFRSSSSAVEWVQRNKYFHLLARGVGRDGWKFVLLARFSPIPSYIINYGLAATDVHFFIDFLLPTVIGCIPMILQNTSVGSLAGAAISSTSRPQKSGILSYSLPVLGIVSSIVISWRVKKYSSLITVVEDDKSSKENFSPTNANNSAACQTLSGKAGLEKRQ; encoded by the exons atggCGTTATCGGTGCGATTAGGCGGCTTCGCCGTCGTGGCGGCGGCTGTGGCTGTGCTGTACGCTTCCGCGATCAGCAGAAACCCCAGCAGGTGGAGCAAGGAAGAGGTTCTCACGGCGTTCAGGGGCCTTTCTGACAGGTTGGGTCTCTGGGCGATCCCTTTGTACGTGGGAGTCCACACTCTCACCATCTCTTTGTGCTTACCATACGCCATCTTCTTCG GCGGGGCCTCTCTCCTATTCGGCTTCTTCCCTGGCATCCTTTGTGTCTTCTTCGCAAAGATCCTCGGTGCCTCGCTCTCTTTCTCGGTCGGAAG GATAGTTTTCAGGAGTTCAAGTTCTGCAGTGGAATGGGtacaaagaaacaaatattttcACTTGCTGGCTAGAGGAGTTGGAAGAGACGGATGGAAATTTGTCCTTCTAGCTCGCTTCTCCCCAATACCATCTTATATTATCAACTATGGTTTGGCTGCAACAGATGTTCATTTCTTCATTGATTTCCTTCTCCCAACAGTAATTGGCTGCATACCAATGATCTTACAGAATACTTCTGTTGGCAGCCTCGCTGGTGCAGCCATTAGTTCAACTTCCAGACCTCAGAAATCTGGGATTCTATCCTATAGCTTACCTGTTCTGGGGATTGTGTCCAGCATTGTGATCTCATGGAGAGTTAAAAAATATTCATCGCTGATCACTGTAGTTGAAGATGATAAATCTTCAAAGGAAAATTTCTCTCCAACTAATGCCAACAATTCTGCAGCTTGTCAAACTTTATCTGGCAAAGCTGGTTTGGAGAAGAGGCAGTAA